A genomic stretch from Deltaproteobacteria bacterium includes:
- the rpsG gene encoding 30S ribosomal protein S7, translated as MPRRGPAPKRESIPDPVTDDIIVGKVINVVMKKGKKTAARRIVYTTLDKIREKTGEEPIAVMKKAIENVRPVLEVRPRRVGGATYQVPVEVRPAKQLSLAIRWIVQFARNRSEKTMTEKLTNELLDAYNKRGGSIKKKEDTHKMAEANKAFAHYRW; from the coding sequence ATGCCTCGAAGAGGACCTGCGCCAAAAAGAGAAAGCATTCCCGACCCGGTTACTGACGATATTATCGTTGGCAAAGTCATAAATGTCGTCATGAAAAAGGGGAAAAAGACGGCTGCACGCAGGATCGTGTACACGACACTCGACAAGATTCGGGAGAAAACGGGAGAGGAGCCCATCGCTGTTATGAAAAAAGCGATCGAGAATGTGAGGCCTGTCCTCGAGGTGAGGCCGAGAAGGGTGGGGGGAGCAACGTATCAGGTCCCCGTTGAGGTAAGGCCGGCCAAGCAGCTCTCACTCGCCATACGATGGATAGTGCAATTTGCAAGAAACCGATCTGAAAAAACAATGACGGAAAAACTGACGAACGAACTTCTCGATGCATACAACAAACGGGGTGGCTCGATCAAGAAAAAGGAAGACACCCATAAAATGGCCGAGGCTAACAAAGCCTTTGCCCACTATAGATGGTAG